Below is a window of Haloterrigena alkaliphila DNA.
CCAGAGTTCCCTGGCGGTATCGTTGGCTTTGAGCAGCGAGCCGTCCGCGTCCGCGACGACGGCCCCGACGGGCAACACCTGAAACAGCGTCTCGAGTTGCTTGCGCTGCTTCTCGGCCTCGAGTTCGGCGCGCTTTCGCTCCGTGATGTCCGTCAGCGCCCCGGGGAACGTCTTCGGATCGCCGTCCTCGTCGGCCTCGACGTGGCCGCGGGCGACGACCCACCGGAGTTCGTCGTCGGCGTTCCAGACGCGGTATTCGGCCTCGTACTCTCCGCGGGTCTCGACGGCCTCCTCGATTTCCCGTTCGACCCGGTCGCGGTCGTCTTCGTGAATCGCTTCTATGAACTGTTCGAGCGGGACGCCATTGCGGGCGTCGTCGGGATCGAGACCGAACGTTTTGGCGAACGATGCTCCGGCGGTCATCCGGTCCTCGGGAATCGACCACTCCCACGTTCCGACCGCGCCCGCTTCGGTCGCGGCTTCGAGTTGTTCCTTCGCGTCGCGCAGGTGCCGTTCGCGCTCCTTGCGTTCGGTGACGTCGCGGTCCGAGACGATGATCGAGACGACGTCGCCGTCGTCGTTCGTGACGGGCCTGAAGACGCCGTTGAGCGTGTACTGCTCCCCGTTCGGGCGGGTGAGATCGGTCTCGAACTCGACGTACTCGCCGTTCGCCGCCCGGTTCGTCCACTCTCTAACGTCCGAGTGTGCACCGTCGCCCTCGCCCCACCACGGCGTCTCCCAGAAGGGTTCGCCGGTTACGTCCTCGAGGTCGGCGTCGATGTACTCCATCGCCGTCCCGTTGATGTCGAGGACCGTTCCGTCGGGTTCGAGCAGTCCGACGAGGATGTTCGGATCCTCGAAGATCGCTTCGAACCGGCGCTCCGTCCGCGCGTTCTCGATCGCCGACGCGAGCACGGTGGCGACGCTCCGGACGAAGGCGGCGTCGGAGTCGGTGAACGCTTCCGTCTCGGTCGCGTGCACAGATAGGACGCCCCACGGCTCCTCGACCGTGCCGATACCCGCGCTCACGCTACTCACGACGTCGTGATCGGCCAGTCGGTCGGCGCGGGAGAACCGCTCCTCGGCGCGCAGGTCGTCGACGATCACCGGCCGGTCGCGGCGAAGCGCGTACCCGCTCTGTGAATCCGGATCGGTCGAGACCGTCGCCGTCCCGACCAGTTCGTTCGGCCAGCCGACGCCGTGGCGAAGGAGGGCGTCGTCGCCGGGCACCACCTCGAGGACGCTCGCGTACTCTGTCCCGAGGGTCTCGGCGACGGCGGCGGTCGCCTCGCGAAGCAACCCGTCGAGGTCGTCCGCCTCGAGGGCTCGCTGGCCGAGATCCGCGACGACCTCCTGCTGGCGGATGCGGGTATCGGCGTCCGAGTCGACATCCACGTACGGGGAGGAAGGCATTTAGGACCCATATCAGGGGACACTGTATAAGCGCTTCTTTCACCGAACGTGAAACGAAGAGGTCGGACGCCGGAACGGCGATATTCAACCACCGATCGAGGTTTTTGTTGTGATTTCGTGGGTGAAAAGCGGGTTCCGTTCGGGGACTCGTGGTGAACACCAATGTATTTAGCCGGAGTCGCTTTTCCCCCCGAAGCCGTCGGGCCAAATACTGACATGGACCGTCGGGAAGCATTCCGGGTGTTGGCCAGCGCGGACCGTCAGCTCGTCCTCCACGAGCTACTGGAACGGGACGGACGGGCCTCGATTCCCGAACTCTCCCGACAGGTCGCCGCCCGGAGACACCGACTCGTCCCCGAGAAGCTCAGTGATGAGGAACGCAGGCGCGCTCGAATCCGATTGATCCACACCCATCTACCCCGAATGGAAGAGGCGGACGTCATCGATATCGTCTGGGACGACACGGAAATCGTCCTCAACGATGCGGAAGTCGATAAGCTGTTCGAGGCCGCCGAGGAGCTAGACAACTGGCCGCCGAACGACCTGCTGGGACGGCGCGCGCGACGCCGATAGTCCGCTATCCCGCCAGTCGCACCGGTTCGAACGGTCCCAAAAAACCTCTCCTCGAGCGTCGATACGCGTCGCTCACGCCTGCGAGCCCGGGTCGATCCGGATCCCCCTCGCGGCGGTGGCCTTGAACGAAGCGGTGATCGCCCGTCCCGGGGCCAGTCCCAGCCGCTCTACGCTGGATTTCGTGACCAGCGCCTGGAGTTCGGCGTCGCCCTCGAGCCGAACCGTCACCCTGGTGATCGATTCGCCCGGCTCGAGGCGGTCGACGGTCCCCCGGAACTGGTTGCGGAGGCTGGTGCCGTCGGCCTCGGGCGCCTCGTCGGGGTCGGTCAACACGACGGCGTCCGAGCGGACGGTGAGCTGTACCTCGTTCGCCCCGTCGGGAACCAGCGCCAGTACCGGCCCGATCGCCGTCTCGACCGTCGCGAGTTCTCCGGTTCGCTCCCGGACGGTGCCCGCGAAGACCGATTCCGTGACTCGAGCGACGCCGTCGAGTTCGGCGTCGTGGCGGTCGAACTGCTGGCGTAGCTCGCGGGCGGTCGCGGTCAGCTCGGTGCCGCCGCCGCCGCTGCCGCCGCGCTGGCGCTCCGTGATCGGGCCGACGGCGTCCTCGATCTCGACGATGCGGTTCTGCAGGCGCGCGTACGAGCGGCCCAGTTCCTCGGCCGCGCGGTGCATCGACCCGTACCGGTCGATGGCGTCGAGCATCTCGATGTCGCGGCGCTCGATCGTGACGCCGTCGACCGCGAGTTGCGTACTGTACTCCTTCTCGACGGTCATGGTGGCCTCGAGCGGTGACCGCGGCGTGCGCGGTGGGTGGACATCGATGGTCAGTATATCAGTTCGCCGTCGATAAATTTCCGGGTCCGGTCGTCCCGCGGGTCGTCGAACACGCGCTCCGTCCGATCGACTTCGATGATGCCGTCGCCGAGCAACACGGCGGTGCGGTCCGCGACGCGCCGGGCCTGGTGCATGTCGTGGGTCGCGACGACGACGCCGATTCCCTCGGTTCGGGCCTCGGCGACGGCGTCCTCGATGACCGCCGTGTTTCTGGGGTCGAGATCGGAGGTGGGCTCGTCCAGCAGGAGGATATCGGGATCGTACGCCAGCGCCCGGGCGAACGCGACCCGCTGGGCCTCGCCGCCGGACAGCGAGTCAGCGTCCTGTTCGGCCTTGTCGGCCAGCCCGACGGTCTCGAGGGCGTCGATCGCGTCACCGGTTCCGTTTTGTCCGCCGACGAGCCGCGCGAACTCGTGGCGGATCCGATCCGGCCACGCCTGGCGGACCCGCAGCCCGTACTGGGCGTTCCGGCGGACGCTCGCGTCGAAGAGGCTCGCCTCCTGGAAGACCATCCCGATGCGGCGGCGGTACGCGAGGCGCCGGTCCTCGGCGACCCGCCAGACGTCCTCGCCGTCGTAGCTGATCGTCCCGTCGTCGGGCGCGTCGAACAGCGCCAGCAGCCGGAGCAGCGTGGTCTTGCCGACGCCGGAGGGACCGATGATCGCGACGACCTCGCCGGGTGAGACCGACAGCGAGACGCCGTCGAGGACGGTCTCGTCCCCGTAGCCGTGGGAGACGTCCGCCGCCTCGAGGCTCATCGGTACCCCCCTTCGTCGCTGCCCAGTCGGATTACGATCCCGTTGACGACCAACACGAGGACGAGGAGAATCGCGCCGAGGACCATGGCCGTCTCGTACCGACCCCGCTGGGCCTCGAGCTGGATCGCCGTCGTGAGCGTCCGCGTCTTCGAGGTGCCGTCCGCGCCGGCGATGTTCCCGCCGACGATGAGGACGGAGCCGACCTCGCTGATCGCGCGGCCGAAGCCCGCGAGGACGGCGGTCGCGATCCCGTAGCGGGCCTCCTTGATCGTAACCAGCGCCACGTCGAGTCGGGTCCCGCCCATGGCGTAGGCGGCGTCGCGGACGTTCGCCTCGACGCTACTGACGGCGGCGAGGCTCACGCCGGTGATGACCGGCGCGGCGAGGACGAACTGGGACATGATCATCGCCTCGCGCGTGAAGACGAGCCCGAGCGACCCGAGCGGCCCCTGGTTCGAGACCGCGACCAGCACGAGGAGGCCGACGACGACGCTCGGAAACCCCATTCCGGTGTTGATGACCGACGTCAGGAACTGCTTGCCCCGAAACTCCGCGAACCCGACGGCGAGCGCGATCGGGAGGCTACACAGCGTGCTCAACGCGACCGCGATCACGCTGACGTACAGCGAGACGACGATGATGCTCCAGACGTAGTTCCACTCGAAGGGAAACGCGGCCAGCGATGGACCGATCACGATGCTCTCGAGTAGCATCACCCGTCCGATGAATCGTTCGACTCGCCGCCGTCCGCGCCGTTCCACCCCTCGGGGACGTACTGCCGGAAGTTCGGGTCCTCAGAGAGGGCCTCCGGGTAGAACAGCTGTTCGCCGTTGGCGGTGTAGTTCTCGATGAGCTCCTGGCCCTCCGGGCCGGTGATGAAACCGATGTACGCCATCGCGAGGTCGTACTCGACGTGGTCGTGGACCGCCGGATTGACGGCGACGATTCCGTAGGGGTTCGCGAGCAGCTCCGCCCCGCCCTCGATGGGCCCCTGCACGTGGATCTCGAGGTCGAGTTCGTCCTGCATGTCCAGATACGTCCCGCGATCGGACAGCGTGTAGGCGTCCAGCTGGGTGGCCCGATTGAGTGCGTCGCCCATCCCCGCGCCCACCTCGGCGTACCAGTCGCCGAATTCCTCGACCGCGAGTCCCGTCTCGTCCCAGAGCTCGAGTTCCTTCGTGTGCGTGCCGGAGTCGTCGCCCCGCGAGACGAACGCAGATTCCGACTCGGCGATCGCCTCGAAGGACGCGACGACGTCCTCGCCGCCGCCGATTCCCGCGGGGTCGTCGGGGCCGCCGACGACGACGAAGTCGTTGTACATCAGATCGCGCCGGTTGACGCCGTACCCCTCCCGCATGAACTCGTCCTCGAGCGAGCGGGCGTGGACCATCACCACGTCGGAGTCGCCGTTTCGCGCGGTCTCGAGGGCCTGGCCCGTCCCCTGCGAGACGGCGTCGACGGTGACGCCGTACCGATCTTCGAAGGGCGCGTTGAGTTCGTCGAGCAACCCGGTGTTGTACGTGCTCGAGGTCGTCGTCAGCGTCAGCGTTTCCCCGGTGATCGATCCGCCGTCGGAGTCGCTGGTCAGCGACGCGCAGCCGGCGAGTCCCGCGACGCTCCCGGTCGCGAGCGCGGCGACGAACTCACGCCGTTGTATCGTCATAGATACCACGCTAGCGGCCGGGGAGAAATAGCTTTGGATGGGGGAATACCGACGAGCGGGTACGCGGTGGCGGGATCGCACGCGATCTGCCGGATCACGCCCGTCGATTCGGCTCACCGATAGCTGGTATCGATTCCGTCGCCGCCGGGGCGCGCCGTTCGCAACGGATCGCGAAAGCGCGGATCGTCCCTCGCTGCACCCGTTGGCTACCGAAATCGAGTGGAAATACGCCGTTGCTGCTGGAAGGCTCGAGGGCAGGAGACATAACTGGATATTCGTAAGGCCCTAATATAGGGAGTCCTTCATAGTATACAAATGACCTACGAACATCTGGACACGGACCTGGTCAACGAACTGCTCGACGACGGCCGCGCGAGCCTTCGCAGCCTCGCGGAGGAACTCGACGTCTCCGTCACGACCGTCTCCAACCACCTCTCGGACCTCGAGGAAGCGGACGTCATTCAGGGGTACACGCCGATCGTCGACTACGACGCGCTCGGCTACGACGTCACCGCCATCATGCAACTCAAGGCCGAGGGGAGCGCCCTCCCGGAACTGACGGAGACGCTGAAGGACCACCGGCAGATGATTTCGGTCTACGAGGTCACCGGCGACTACGACGTGATCGCCATCGGCAAGTTCA
It encodes the following:
- a CDS encoding PAS domain-containing protein encodes the protein MPSSPYVDVDSDADTRIRQQEVVADLGQRALEADDLDGLLREATAAVAETLGTEYASVLEVVPGDDALLRHGVGWPNELVGTATVSTDPDSQSGYALRRDRPVIVDDLRAEERFSRADRLADHDVVSSVSAGIGTVEEPWGVLSVHATETEAFTDSDAAFVRSVATVLASAIENARTERRFEAIFEDPNILVGLLEPDGTVLDINGTAMEYIDADLEDVTGEPFWETPWWGEGDGAHSDVREWTNRAANGEYVEFETDLTRPNGEQYTLNGVFRPVTNDDGDVVSIIVSDRDVTERKERERHLRDAKEQLEAATEAGAVGTWEWSIPEDRMTAGASFAKTFGLDPDDARNGVPLEQFIEAIHEDDRDRVEREIEEAVETRGEYEAEYRVWNADDELRWVVARGHVEADEDGDPKTFPGALTDITERKRAELEAEKQRKQLETLFQVLPVGAVVADADGSLLKANDTARELWGGDVFDAESVEEYDKFEAVWADSGEPVGPEDWTMYQVLQGEEVSEPNIYEISTFDGEQRIIMEHGMPVRNERGEVSRAVVTLTDITERRASQRKLEETVEKLEASNERLEQFAYAASHDLQEPLRMITSYLQLLERRYGDAFDEDGQEFLDFAVDGAERMSDMIDALLEYSRVETRGDPLEPVDLETALGDVIDDLQLHIEETDARISTGTLPVVEGDASQLRQVFQNLLENALTYHGDDPPRVHVDAERCEAPRASERSGNAAENGGEEWVVSVADEGIGIDPADQDRVFTVFDRLHSQEEYEGTGIGLALCQRIVERHGGEITVDSEPGDGTTFSFTLPAAE
- a CDS encoding DUF7344 domain-containing protein, with the translated sequence MDRREAFRVLASADRQLVLHELLERDGRASIPELSRQVAARRHRLVPEKLSDEERRRARIRLIHTHLPRMEEADVIDIVWDDTEIVLNDAEVDKLFEAAEELDNWPPNDLLGRRARRR
- a CDS encoding TOBE domain-containing protein; translation: MTVEKEYSTQLAVDGVTIERRDIEMLDAIDRYGSMHRAAEELGRSYARLQNRIVEIEDAVGPITERQRGGSGGGGTELTATARELRQQFDRHDAELDGVARVTESVFAGTVRERTGELATVETAIGPVLALVPDGANEVQLTVRSDAVVLTDPDEAPEADGTSLRNQFRGTVDRLEPGESITRVTVRLEGDAELQALVTKSSVERLGLAPGRAITASFKATAARGIRIDPGSQA
- a CDS encoding amino acid ABC transporter ATP-binding protein, which gives rise to MSLEAADVSHGYGDETVLDGVSLSVSPGEVVAIIGPSGVGKTTLLRLLALFDAPDDGTISYDGEDVWRVAEDRRLAYRRRIGMVFQEASLFDASVRRNAQYGLRVRQAWPDRIRHEFARLVGGQNGTGDAIDALETVGLADKAEQDADSLSGGEAQRVAFARALAYDPDILLLDEPTSDLDPRNTAVIEDAVAEARTEGIGVVVATHDMHQARRVADRTAVLLGDGIIEVDRTERVFDDPRDDRTRKFIDGELIY
- a CDS encoding ABC transporter permease, encoding MLLESIVIGPSLAAFPFEWNYVWSIIVVSLYVSVIAVALSTLCSLPIALAVGFAEFRGKQFLTSVINTGMGFPSVVVGLLVLVAVSNQGPLGSLGLVFTREAMIMSQFVLAAPVITGVSLAAVSSVEANVRDAAYAMGGTRLDVALVTIKEARYGIATAVLAGFGRAISEVGSVLIVGGNIAGADGTSKTRTLTTAIQLEAQRGRYETAMVLGAILLVLVLVVNGIVIRLGSDEGGYR
- a CDS encoding substrate-binding domain-containing protein, which gives rise to MTIQRREFVAALATGSVAGLAGCASLTSDSDGGSITGETLTLTTTSSTYNTGLLDELNAPFEDRYGVTVDAVSQGTGQALETARNGDSDVVMVHARSLEDEFMREGYGVNRRDLMYNDFVVVGGPDDPAGIGGGEDVVASFEAIAESESAFVSRGDDSGTHTKELELWDETGLAVEEFGDWYAEVGAGMGDALNRATQLDAYTLSDRGTYLDMQDELDLEIHVQGPIEGGAELLANPYGIVAVNPAVHDHVEYDLAMAYIGFITGPEGQELIENYTANGEQLFYPEALSEDPNFRQYVPEGWNGADGGESNDSSDG
- the lrp gene encoding HTH-type transcriptional regulator Lrp, translated to MTYEHLDTDLVNELLDDGRASLRSLAEELDVSVTTVSNHLSDLEEADVIQGYTPIVDYDALGYDVTAIMQLKAEGSALPELTETLKDHRQMISVYEVTGDYDVIAIGKFTDTDDMNDQIKTLITDPDINQSNTSIVLNTVVENEQFELDGESSDI